Proteins encoded within one genomic window of Empedobacter falsenii:
- a CDS encoding copper resistance protein NlpE has translation MKKLFVLCAFTGILFTACEKKTESTPATENKSSQKIDDSTSQSALDWDGTYEGVIPCADCEGIKTELTLNQDNTYTLTEEYIDKNLKVENQGNITWTDDGNSISLKTKDDEYKRYKVGENILFQLDLEGNEITGALAQNYQLKKK, from the coding sequence ATGAAAAAATTATTTGTATTATGTGCTTTTACTGGCATATTATTCACAGCTTGCGAAAAAAAGACTGAAAGTACTCCTGCTACTGAAAATAAGTCATCACAAAAAATCGATGATTCAACTTCTCAATCTGCTTTAGATTGGGACGGAACTTATGAAGGCGTGATTCCTTGCGCTGATTGTGAAGGTATTAAAACAGAATTAACCTTAAATCAAGATAATACATATACCTTAACAGAAGAATATATCGATAAAAATCTGAAGGTTGAGAATCAAGGTAACATTACTTGGACTGATGATGGTAATTCAATTTCTTTAAAAACGAAAGACGATGAATATAAACGATATAAAGTTGGAGAAAATATTTTATTCCAATTAGATTTAGAAGGAAATGAAATTACTGGAGCTTTAGCACAAAATTATCAGTTAAAGAAAAAATAA
- a CDS encoding linear amide C-N hydrolase — MKKTFLSKLTLTLFSTNLFFLLSPQVDACTRVVYKGPENTVITARSMDWKDEIDANIWVFPRGLDRSGNVGNASEKWTSKYGSVIASAWDIATTDGMNEKGLVANVLWLVESQYPQFNPKGTKPGVTIAAWAQYVLDNYATVKEAVDDLRKEKFVIVSDYIPGTQKFTTLHLSISDANGDNAIFEYVNGKLKIHHDPSYTVMTNSPVFDEQLAINQYWKGIPGTIMLPGTNRAADRYVRASYYINAIPQTADTRTSIASVFSVIRNVSVPLGISSEAEPNISSTRWRSVSDHKNLVYYFETTKTPNTFWVDLKKIDFSKNAKTKRLSVSKNEAYAGETSQLFSDAKPFTFVGI; from the coding sequence ATGAAAAAGACTTTTTTAAGTAAATTAACTTTGACATTATTCTCTACCAACCTATTTTTTTTATTATCTCCACAAGTAGATGCATGCACAAGAGTTGTCTATAAAGGTCCAGAAAATACTGTAATCACAGCTCGTTCTATGGATTGGAAAGATGAAATTGATGCAAATATTTGGGTTTTTCCTAGAGGTCTAGATCGATCTGGTAATGTCGGAAATGCTTCGGAAAAATGGACTTCAAAATACGGAAGTGTAATTGCAAGTGCTTGGGATATTGCGACAACAGATGGCATGAACGAAAAAGGACTTGTTGCAAATGTTTTGTGGTTAGTAGAAAGTCAGTATCCGCAATTTAATCCAAAAGGAACAAAACCAGGTGTTACCATTGCAGCTTGGGCACAATATGTTTTAGATAATTATGCTACAGTAAAAGAAGCTGTGGATGATTTGAGAAAAGAAAAATTTGTAATTGTTTCTGATTATATTCCAGGTACTCAAAAATTTACAACTTTACATCTTTCAATTTCTGATGCAAATGGAGACAATGCAATTTTCGAATATGTAAATGGTAAATTAAAAATACACCACGATCCATCTTATACAGTAATGACAAATTCTCCAGTTTTTGATGAGCAATTAGCAATTAATCAATATTGGAAAGGAATTCCAGGAACAATCATGTTACCAGGAACTAACAGAGCTGCTGATCGTTACGTAAGAGCATCATATTACATAAATGCGATTCCACAAACCGCTGATACTCGTACTTCTATTGCAAGTGTTTTTAGTGTTATTAGAAATGTATCGGTTCCGTTAGGAATTTCTTCAGAAGCAGAACCTAACATATCATCTACAAGATGGAGATCAGTTTCTGATCATAAAAATCTTGTTTATTACTTTGAAACTACAAAAACTCCAAATACATTTTGGGTTGATTTAAAGAAAATTGATTTTAGTAAAAATGCAAAAACAAAACGATTAAGCGTAAGTAAAAATGAAGCATATGCTGGCGAAACTTCTCAACTTTTTAGTGATGCAAAACCATTTACATTTGTTGGAATTTAG
- a CDS encoding VanW family protein, which yields MSQPELIEQHSFTKSLIFKLKSSVLIGLRGLKNIQDNPTKFQFDSKLIDQPIIAFSESELWNPNDTKENWILTAGKIQNLRIASQKINGLEIKANETFSFWKHIGNPNYGQGYVVGREIKEGCIVPTIAGGLCQLSNALYDAALNANFEIIERHKHTKIIQGSLAEKDRDATVKWNYIDLRFRSAYDFRIETELTSTHLIVRYKSQNKDLKLSENIDSKLAFNFLNDCYSCGNDSCHQHEDQSHKNQHIKTTTYILDEKWPEYDAYISKNINENDRFIFSMKKNFFVKTNRYNWSFSSHKDSKTTLFSGIYRALKLRFSKNKNPFELSLQLDEKIANSASKLIPIESTHLVISQNLLPFIYKKGMLGGRTFDVLMTRLPIETLHERLDYSHFIYPESKTLKDFRANKNLIDLENNALNIAQRIISPHTDIQKMFQHKIVKLDWNIEQNLNQKTGNKILFPASAVGRKGAYEMQKLAKELNLQLVILGRNLEMNNFWQNIQIEKFSGNYDEIGLIIYPTIIENQPRQPIKAVSYGIPIITTTACGLQDSENVKVVKLNDYNSLKKEVENYLSIGKFSSAPHSDQEPS from the coding sequence TTGAGTCAACCAGAACTTATAGAACAACATAGTTTTACGAAAAGTCTTATTTTTAAATTAAAATCTTCTGTTTTAATTGGTCTTCGTGGGCTGAAAAATATTCAAGATAATCCTACAAAATTTCAATTTGATTCAAAATTAATTGATCAACCGATTATTGCATTTTCTGAAAGTGAACTTTGGAATCCAAATGACACAAAAGAAAATTGGATTTTAACAGCTGGTAAAATTCAGAATCTTCGAATTGCTTCTCAAAAAATTAATGGTTTAGAAATTAAAGCCAACGAAACATTTAGCTTTTGGAAACATATTGGTAATCCAAATTATGGTCAAGGTTATGTGGTTGGTCGAGAAATAAAGGAAGGTTGCATTGTACCAACGATTGCTGGAGGTTTGTGCCAATTATCTAATGCGTTGTATGATGCGGCTTTGAACGCAAATTTCGAAATTATTGAGCGTCATAAACATACCAAAATCATACAAGGTTCGTTGGCGGAAAAGGATCGCGATGCGACTGTAAAATGGAATTATATTGATTTACGTTTTCGTTCGGCTTATGATTTTAGAATCGAAACTGAATTAACTTCTACTCATTTAATTGTTCGCTATAAAAGTCAAAATAAAGATTTAAAATTATCAGAAAATATTGATAGTAAATTGGCTTTCAATTTTTTAAATGATTGTTATTCGTGTGGAAACGATAGTTGTCATCAACATGAAGATCAATCACATAAAAATCAACATATTAAAACGACGACTTATATTTTGGATGAAAAATGGCCAGAATATGATGCATATATTTCGAAAAATATAAATGAGAATGATCGTTTTATATTTTCGATGAAAAAGAATTTTTTCGTCAAAACGAATCGCTATAATTGGAGTTTTTCTTCTCATAAAGATAGCAAGACAACTTTATTTTCTGGAATTTATAGAGCTTTGAAATTACGATTTTCCAAAAATAAAAATCCATTCGAACTATCATTACAACTAGATGAAAAAATAGCAAATTCTGCTTCAAAATTAATTCCAATCGAAAGTACTCATTTAGTTATTAGTCAAAATTTATTGCCCTTTATTTATAAAAAAGGAATGTTAGGAGGAAGAACTTTTGATGTTTTAATGACAAGATTACCTATTGAAACCTTGCACGAAAGATTGGATTATTCACATTTCATTTATCCAGAAAGTAAGACTTTGAAAGATTTTAGAGCAAATAAAAATTTAATTGATTTAGAAAATAATGCGTTAAACATAGCGCAAAGAATTATAAGTCCACATACAGATATTCAGAAAATGTTTCAACATAAAATTGTGAAACTTGATTGGAATATTGAACAAAATTTGAATCAAAAAACTGGGAATAAAATTCTTTTTCCTGCTTCTGCAGTTGGTAGAAAAGGAGCATATGAAATGCAAAAATTAGCGAAAGAACTCAATCTACAACTTGTAATTCTTGGGCGAAATCTCGAAATGAATAATTTTTGGCAAAATATACAAATTGAAAAATTTAGTGGAAATTATGATGAAATTGGCTTAATCATTTATCCAACAATTATCGAAAATCAACCACGTCAACCTATAAAAGCTGTTTCTTATGGAATTCCAATTATTACAACAACCGCTTGTGGTTTACAAGATAGTGAAAATGTAAAAGTTGTAAAATTAAATGATTATAATTCGTTGAAAAAAGAAGTCGAAAATTATCTTTCAATCGGTAAGTTTTCGTCAGCGCCCCATTCAGACCAAGAACCATCATAA
- a CDS encoding outer membrane beta-barrel family protein: MKHLFYISALCLSCTVMAQTKFSGKVLNEKDNNPISLAEIVLLNEKSELSNVTDEQGNFVFEQVEAGKYDFAILVNFDTIYKEKIEINAELTKSFKINMPNIDLKEVVIAKKVFQKKADRFVFDVSNSPVAKGNDAFNLLKQTPLVSSTDGKNLKILNKSDVIIYINGRKSNMDNEAVIEMLKNTPSENIQKIEVITTPGSEFSVEANTGVINIVMKTTTTNGLNGNVRIVDQQAYFNSQRLNAGLNYRKDKLAINSGIYIGNNKSREKNILSNGNAHFINESRGIVDDPNKNVGGNVGFDYELAKNQNIGLTYNFRYNKSFDSKFKLDNFYNHEFKNQTINLENAQTRNHSFNLNHEIRTDSLGSKLVTNASFLNYKREMRSTNTTIPVDNENVEIFRQNVPQIINNFSANADYTLKTNKENTWLFGGSYTFTKTDNDTKQESFVNDNFIKDEILSNHFLYKENIAGLYLTFEKQVSEKLSGKIGTRLEITKTIGDILEKNNSFKNDYNNILPYLSLNYAIHQDHNVSYSFSSRVRRPAFWELNPSRVYLTQTNYIQNNPFMMSSKFYKQELNYLYKSAYFFNAEFEYIDDATSQLPLQGTVKNLETGETTEFLRYIRMNYGNKKSLNLSVGMNKSFYNGIWSANYMFIYMYQAYRGIVDSDPTYIQKPGFEEKLSTYVVDRQASNIYFKLDNTIRLSSKKDWFLGVNYWYLSPLEIELGKLGKQHSFDVNIKKIWNNWTLMFEAYDLLNTNVTTINGKQENGSFNNVWQNQYNREFSVSLSYKFGNQKLKKSRQIDEANSTIKSRL; the protein is encoded by the coding sequence ATGAAACATCTATTTTATATATCTGCATTATGCTTGAGTTGCACCGTTATGGCGCAAACAAAATTTTCAGGTAAAGTATTGAATGAAAAAGATAATAATCCTATTTCTTTAGCTGAAATTGTTTTATTGAATGAAAAATCTGAACTATCAAATGTTACAGACGAACAAGGAAATTTTGTTTTTGAACAAGTTGAAGCTGGAAAGTATGATTTTGCGATTTTGGTAAATTTTGATACGATTTATAAAGAAAAAATAGAAATTAATGCTGAATTAACAAAATCATTCAAAATTAATATGCCAAATATTGATTTGAAAGAAGTTGTAATTGCTAAAAAAGTTTTTCAGAAAAAAGCTGATCGATTTGTTTTCGATGTTTCAAATTCTCCTGTTGCAAAAGGAAATGACGCGTTTAATCTGCTTAAACAAACGCCTTTAGTTTCTTCTACAGATGGGAAAAATCTTAAAATTCTGAATAAATCTGACGTTATTATTTACATCAACGGACGAAAATCTAATATGGATAATGAAGCTGTGATAGAAATGTTGAAAAATACACCATCAGAAAATATTCAGAAAATTGAAGTCATTACAACGCCTGGAAGTGAATTTTCTGTTGAAGCAAATACTGGAGTCATTAATATTGTGATGAAAACGACGACAACAAACGGTTTGAATGGAAATGTGAGAATTGTAGATCAACAGGCTTATTTTAATAGTCAAAGATTGAATGCTGGTTTAAACTATAGAAAAGATAAATTGGCAATTAATTCTGGGATTTATATTGGAAATAACAAATCTCGAGAGAAAAATATTTTATCGAATGGAAATGCTCATTTTATCAATGAATCGAGAGGAATTGTAGATGATCCAAATAAGAATGTTGGCGGAAATGTAGGATTTGATTATGAATTAGCTAAAAATCAGAATATTGGTTTAACCTATAATTTTAGATACAATAAGAGTTTTGATTCAAAATTTAAGTTAGATAATTTTTATAATCATGAATTTAAAAATCAAACAATTAATCTCGAAAATGCTCAAACAAGAAATCATTCGTTCAACTTAAATCACGAAATAAGAACGGATAGTTTGGGAAGTAAATTAGTTACAAATGCTTCTTTTCTTAATTATAAACGAGAGATGAGAAGTACAAATACAACAATCCCTGTAGATAATGAAAATGTTGAAATCTTCAGACAAAATGTACCTCAAATTATCAATAATTTTAGTGCAAATGCAGATTATACCCTAAAAACTAACAAAGAAAATACATGGTTATTTGGAGGAAGTTATACATTCACAAAAACGGATAATGATACTAAACAAGAGAGTTTTGTGAACGATAATTTTATCAAAGATGAAATTTTGAGTAATCATTTTTTATACAAAGAAAACATTGCTGGATTGTATTTAACTTTTGAAAAACAAGTTTCTGAAAAGTTATCAGGGAAAATTGGAACACGATTAGAAATTACAAAAACGATTGGTGATATTCTTGAGAAGAATAATTCATTTAAAAATGATTACAACAATATTTTACCTTATTTATCTCTAAATTATGCGATTCATCAAGATCATAATGTGAGTTATTCTTTTTCGAGTCGCGTTCGTAGACCTGCTTTTTGGGAGTTAAATCCATCAAGAGTTTACCTTACTCAGACAAATTATATTCAGAACAATCCATTTATGATGAGTTCTAAATTTTATAAACAAGAGTTAAATTATTTGTATAAAAGCGCTTATTTTTTCAATGCAGAATTTGAATATATTGACGATGCGACAAGTCAATTGCCTTTGCAAGGAACAGTAAAAAATCTTGAAACAGGTGAAACAACAGAGTTTTTGCGTTACATTAGAATGAATTATGGAAACAAAAAATCATTAAACCTTTCGGTTGGAATGAATAAGAGTTTTTATAACGGAATTTGGTCTGCGAATTATATGTTTATTTATATGTATCAAGCATATAGAGGGATTGTCGATAGTGATCCTACCTATATTCAAAAACCTGGTTTTGAAGAAAAACTTTCGACTTATGTTGTTGATCGTCAAGCATCGAATATTTATTTTAAATTAGATAATACAATACGACTTTCTTCGAAAAAAGATTGGTTTTTAGGTGTTAATTATTGGTATCTATCACCTTTAGAAATCGAACTAGGGAAACTTGGAAAACAACATAGTTTTGATGTAAATATCAAAAAAATATGGAATAATTGGACTTTGATGTTCGAAGCTTATGATTTATTGAATACAAATGTCACAACAATAAATGGTAAACAAGAAAATGGAAGTTTCAATAATGTTTGGCAAAACCAATACAACAGAGAATTTTCAGTTAGTTTATCATACAAATTTGGAAATCAAAAACTGAAAAAATCAAGACAAATTGATGAAGCAAATAGTACAATAAAATCAAGATTATAA
- the pafA gene encoding alkaline phosphatase PafA has protein sequence MKFNKTFLSVLGLFAGLSLYAQQEVSRPKLVVGIVVDQMRWDYLYRYQDRYSTGGFNRMLNEGFSNENTYIPYIPTYTAIGHSSIYTGSVPAIHGIAGNDFIIQATGQEMYCTQDDAVNGVGTSSKAGKMSPKNLLTSTVTDQLKLATNFRSKVYGVSLKDRGGILPAGHFADAAFWFDGESGNWISSTFYMKELPKWLQKFNDKKVAEKYLDKWNTLYPINTYVQSEKDGNPYRENYKGLDKMQFPYDLKALKKDNGLGLIRSTPFGNSLTKDIAIEIIDNEKLGQNEKGITDFLAVSFSSTDYVGHQFSPNTIEAEDTYLRLDKDLEQLFNHLDQKVGKGQYLVFLTADHGGAHNPKYFQDKKGNAGYFPTGEVKKALNAKLQEKFKAADIVRSLTNYQVHLNYQTIEQNKLDEEDIKEEIVKFMQKVDAVSFVADMDKIGEASIPTIIKERMINGYNRKRSGAITYILEPQWYGGKQNSGGTTHGTWGSYDAHIPFVLMGWGIKHGKNNNRVFMTDIAPTVAALLHIEEPNGNIGQPVSEVTNPK, from the coding sequence CGCTATATGCGCAACAAGAGGTTAGCCGTCCAAAACTAGTAGTTGGTATCGTTGTCGATCAAATGCGATGGGATTATTTATATCGTTACCAAGATAGATATTCTACAGGAGGTTTCAATCGTATGTTAAACGAAGGTTTTAGCAACGAAAATACCTATATTCCTTATATACCTACTTATACAGCTATTGGTCATAGTTCTATTTATACAGGTTCTGTACCTGCTATTCATGGAATTGCTGGGAACGATTTTATCATTCAAGCAACAGGACAAGAAATGTATTGTACGCAAGATGACGCTGTAAATGGGGTTGGTACTTCTTCAAAAGCTGGAAAAATGTCTCCAAAAAACTTGTTGACATCTACAGTTACTGATCAATTAAAATTAGCAACTAATTTTCGTTCAAAAGTATATGGAGTTTCGTTAAAAGATCGTGGAGGAATTTTACCTGCAGGACATTTTGCTGATGCTGCTTTTTGGTTTGATGGAGAATCTGGAAATTGGATTTCGAGTACATTTTATATGAAAGAATTACCAAAATGGTTACAAAAATTCAATGATAAAAAAGTTGCTGAAAAATATTTAGACAAATGGAATACACTTTATCCGATTAATACATATGTACAAAGTGAAAAAGATGGAAATCCATACCGCGAAAATTATAAAGGATTAGATAAAATGCAATTTCCTTATGATTTGAAAGCGTTGAAAAAAGACAATGGTTTAGGTTTGATTCGCTCTACTCCTTTCGGAAATTCGTTGACAAAAGATATCGCGATTGAAATTATTGATAACGAAAAATTAGGTCAAAATGAGAAAGGAATTACAGATTTCTTAGCAGTTAGTTTTTCTTCTACTGATTATGTTGGACATCAATTTTCTCCAAATACAATCGAAGCTGAGGATACGTATTTGCGTTTAGATAAAGATTTGGAACAATTATTTAATCACTTAGACCAAAAAGTTGGAAAAGGACAATATTTAGTTTTCTTAACTGCAGATCATGGTGGAGCTCATAATCCAAAATATTTCCAAGATAAAAAAGGAAATGCTGGATATTTCCCAACTGGAGAAGTAAAAAAAGCATTGAACGCTAAATTACAAGAGAAATTCAAAGCTGCTGATATTGTACGTTCATTGACAAATTATCAGGTTCATTTGAATTATCAAACAATCGAACAAAATAAATTAGACGAAGAAGATATCAAAGAAGAAATCGTAAAATTTATGCAAAAAGTAGATGCTGTTTCTTTTGTTGCTGATATGGACAAAATTGGAGAAGCTTCTATTCCTACGATTATCAAAGAACGCATGATCAATGGTTATAATCGTAAACGTAGCGGCGCTATCACTTATATTTTAGAGCCACAATGGTACGGAGGAAAACAAAATTCTGGTGGAACAACGCACGGAACTTGGGGTTCTTACGATGCTCACATTCCATTTGTTTTGATGGGTTGGGGAATAAAACATGGTAAAAACAACAACCGTGTATTTATGACAGACATCGCTCCTACAGTTGCAGCTTTGCTACATATCGAAGAGCCAAACGGAAATATTGGTCAGCCAGTTTCTGAGGTTACAAATCCAAAATAA
- a CDS encoding sulfurtransferase, with translation MTFNTPIISAQELQDNLHLKNLIILDCTIDKVGQSIKDQELKLIPNSLFFDLEGKFSDHSSQFPHTLVDEEIFTKEAQNLAINQDSIIVCYDRWGVYSSPRVWWMFKAMGHKEVYVLDGGSPLWQENNFDTTSTYFQPTVKGNFIADFQSNWFADTQVMLNAINDDSKMIIDARSEGRFKGTSPEPRQGLRSGHIPTSKNLFFENVLTDTTYKSKEELKAIFEKFTDSSKENIFSCGSGITASILALASTIAGFDEVKVYDGSWSEWGADENLPIER, from the coding sequence ATGACTTTCAATACACCAATCATATCAGCACAAGAATTACAAGATAATTTGCATCTTAAAAATTTAATTATTTTAGATTGCACGATTGATAAAGTTGGACAATCAATAAAAGATCAAGAATTAAAATTAATTCCGAATTCTCTTTTCTTTGATTTGGAAGGGAAATTTTCTGATCATTCTTCGCAATTTCCTCATACACTTGTTGATGAAGAAATTTTCACAAAAGAAGCTCAAAATTTAGCCATTAATCAAGATTCTATCATTGTTTGTTATGATCGTTGGGGTGTTTATTCGAGTCCGAGAGTTTGGTGGATGTTCAAAGCAATGGGTCACAAAGAAGTATATGTTTTAGATGGCGGATCGCCTCTTTGGCAAGAAAATAATTTTGACACAACTTCTACTTATTTTCAACCTACTGTAAAAGGTAACTTTATTGCTGATTTTCAATCGAATTGGTTTGCTGACACACAAGTTATGTTAAATGCAATAAATGATGATTCGAAAATGATTATAGATGCTCGATCAGAAGGGCGTTTCAAGGGCACTTCTCCGGAGCCAAGACAAGGTTTACGAAGCGGACATATTCCAACTTCTAAGAATTTATTTTTTGAAAATGTTTTGACTGACACAACATATAAATCAAAAGAAGAACTGAAAGCAATTTTCGAAAAATTTACAGATTCATCTAAAGAAAATATTTTTTCATGCGGTTCTGGAATTACAGCTTCTATCCTAGCCTTAGCTTCAACAATTGCCGGTTTTGATGAGGTAAAAGTTTATGATGGTTCTTGGTCTGAATGGGGCGCTGACGAAAACTTACCGATTGAAAGATAA
- a CDS encoding putative type IX sorting system protein PorV2 — protein MKKTFLILSVLASQFAFSQTTRKYSNEFLNIGADARSFAMGNAVVANIGNANAAYWNPAGLTEITYDWEAAAMHAEYFQSIAKFDYAAVAIPLRESNSTIAFSFTRFGVDDILNTTELIDNQGNINYDKISKFSTADYALTMSYAGNVFNNKDIQFGANAKIVYRHIGKFAQGFGFGIDLGLQYRTDNKMYFGLMARDITTTFNAWSINKEKVKEITVDEPSNGGEPTILNDLPGENIELTMPKLQFGVGKRFDFNERVSLLGEVDMNIEFQQTNAAISGKGFSISPQVGLELGYDDMVFVRGGLNNLQKISQFDGKDKTQIQPNVGVGFKYKGISIDYALTNFGDSGLGLYSNIFSVRFEMDKWR, from the coding sequence TTGAAAAAGACATTCCTTATATTATCTGTTCTGGCAAGTCAATTTGCTTTTTCTCAAACCACACGCAAATATTCGAACGAGTTTTTGAATATTGGTGCAGATGCGCGCTCGTTTGCAATGGGTAATGCGGTTGTGGCGAATATTGGAAATGCAAATGCGGCTTATTGGAATCCTGCTGGATTAACAGAAATTACCTACGATTGGGAAGCTGCGGCGATGCATGCTGAATATTTTCAGTCAATTGCGAAATTTGATTATGCAGCGGTTGCAATTCCGTTGAGAGAAAGTAATTCTACGATTGCATTTTCGTTTACTCGTTTTGGTGTTGATGATATTCTGAATACGACAGAATTAATTGATAATCAAGGAAATATTAATTACGATAAAATCTCAAAATTTTCTACAGCAGATTACGCTTTGACGATGTCTTATGCAGGAAATGTATTTAATAATAAAGATATTCAGTTTGGTGCAAATGCTAAAATTGTTTATCGACATATAGGGAAATTTGCGCAAGGATTTGGTTTCGGGATTGATCTTGGTTTGCAATATCGTACTGATAATAAAATGTATTTTGGTTTGATGGCGCGTGATATTACGACAACTTTCAATGCGTGGAGTATCAACAAAGAAAAAGTAAAAGAAATTACAGTTGATGAGCCAAGTAATGGAGGTGAGCCAACAATTTTGAATGATTTGCCAGGAGAAAATATCGAATTAACAATGCCGAAACTGCAATTTGGAGTTGGAAAACGTTTTGATTTTAATGAACGAGTTTCGTTGTTGGGAGAAGTTGATATGAATATCGAATTTCAACAAACTAATGCCGCAATTTCTGGAAAAGGATTTTCTATTTCGCCACAAGTTGGTCTTGAATTAGGTTATGATGACATGGTTTTTGTACGTGGAGGATTGAATAATTTACAGAAAATTTCGCAATTTGATGGAAAAGATAAAACTCAAATTCAGCCAAATGTTGGGGTAGGTTTCAAATACAAAGGAATTTCGATTGATTATGCTTTGACTAACTTTGGAGACAGCGGTTTGGGATTATATTCTAACATTTTTTCTGTTCGTTTCGAGATGGATAAGTGGAGATAA
- a CDS encoding porin, protein MIANNKHFIPAFLLFGFIVNAQQSNDTIDISIRPYTSLRGHLAVHDKVMELQENASRAGIEINLKKGNIAFVAGVELQINMFKGNSSFNVDGNLDSDLLAIVSEQKQQVFGNRLGYLGIDLSKYGKITFGKQWSVYRDVTAYTDRFNVFGGRASATFTGGTDGGLLGTGRADQSIIYRNKIKAFQFGAQIQTKGGNDDKIIDGFGFSAQLELNQNISIGAAFNRAFIAQNLIDDNHILGLSGHPTFYSIGSKYTSKQFDVSLLGILQQNGDFTPISYQSENTINPSYVFDAKGFETAMKYKLNKFSILGGYNLYVLETKKSVENISIDKKFRRSDLITGLEYYPMKYVQLYTEQRISFGKNYAGKKEQSVFTLGMKLDLSRQFNKKLNL, encoded by the coding sequence ATGATTGCCAATAACAAACATTTTATACCTGCCTTTCTATTATTTGGATTTATTGTTAATGCTCAACAATCGAATGATACAATTGATATTTCGATAAGACCTTACACTAGTTTGAGAGGTCATCTTGCTGTGCATGATAAAGTAATGGAGCTACAAGAGAATGCCTCTCGTGCTGGAATTGAAATTAATCTAAAAAAAGGAAATATTGCATTTGTAGCTGGTGTTGAATTGCAAATAAATATGTTCAAAGGAAACTCGTCGTTTAATGTTGATGGAAATCTAGATAGTGATCTTTTGGCAATTGTTTCAGAACAAAAACAACAAGTTTTTGGTAATCGCTTAGGTTACTTAGGAATTGATTTGTCTAAATATGGTAAAATAACATTTGGTAAACAATGGAGTGTTTACCGAGATGTTACAGCTTATACAGATCGTTTTAATGTATTTGGAGGACGCGCTTCTGCAACTTTTACAGGTGGAACAGATGGAGGTTTGCTAGGAACAGGACGAGCAGATCAATCAATAATTTACAGAAATAAAATTAAAGCTTTTCAATTTGGTGCTCAAATCCAAACAAAAGGTGGAAATGATGATAAAATTATTGATGGTTTTGGTTTTTCTGCTCAATTAGAATTAAATCAAAATATTAGTATTGGAGCTGCATTTAACCGTGCTTTTATAGCTCAAAACTTAATTGATGATAATCATATTTTAGGTTTATCTGGACATCCAACTTTTTATTCAATTGGTTCAAAATATACGAGTAAACAATTTGATGTTAGTCTACTTGGAATCTTACAACAAAATGGAGATTTTACGCCTATTTCATATCAATCTGAAAATACAATTAATCCTTCTTATGTTTTTGATGCAAAAGGTTTTGAAACTGCTATGAAATATAAACTAAATAAATTTTCAATTTTAGGAGGTTATAATTTATATGTTCTTGAAACAAAAAAATCTGTTGAAAATATTAGTATTGATAAAAAATTCAGACGAAGTGATTTGATTACCGGGTTAGAATATTATCCGATGAAATATGTACAATTGTATACAGAACAGCGCATCTCTTTTGGTAAAAATTATGCTGGTAAAAAAGAACAAAGTGTTTTTACATTGGGAATGAAACTAGATTTATCTAGACAATTTAACAAGAAACTTAACCTATAA
- a CDS encoding transposase — translation MKNFREIHIGSFIKNVVQVKEIDTGRILNFFKCQEDQIEEMYNKSSLDSDLLLRWSKLLEYDLFRLYSQHLMLYSPVITNKTNKKTNDNSLPKFRKNIYTKEVIDFILDQIKNEKMSKREIIERYNIPKTTLYKWIIKYN, via the coding sequence ATGAAAAATTTTAGAGAAATACATATTGGTAGTTTTATTAAGAATGTTGTTCAAGTAAAAGAAATAGATACTGGAAGAATCTTAAATTTCTTTAAATGTCAAGAAGATCAAATTGAGGAAATGTATAACAAATCAAGTTTAGATTCCGATTTACTTCTTCGATGGTCGAAGTTATTAGAATATGATTTGTTTAGATTATATTCTCAACATCTCATGTTGTATAGTCCTGTTATAACGAATAAAACCAATAAAAAAACAAATGATAATTCGTTGCCAAAATTCAGAAAGAATATTTACACGAAAGAGGTTATTGATTTTATTTTAGATCAGATTAAAAATGAAAAAATGAGTAAGAGAGAAATTATAGAACGTTATAATATTCCAAAAACAACATTGTATAAATGGATAATTAAATACAATTAA